In Geotalea uraniireducens, one genomic interval encodes:
- a CDS encoding tetratricopeptide repeat protein, producing MVGLLQSSDYNIWKQFGGGGGDYFRPLVFLSYDLDLKLFGDNPQGFHLVNLAIHLANSILVYILADLLTRSKEPNRYCALVAAVFFALNPLNTEAVVWISGRFDLLCCFFFLLAMIVAIDKRVSVLKSAISLFIMLFCSLLSKEASAGFVLILSVYVLVDLSNKSKRTFILLMTAWVTTVVYLFFRTGFTTKVDSGITKVITAPATFSATVFDDFAVYGFYLKKLLFPFPLNFAINSIDKPLCLFIGIVVLLLFAFLFKRYDIYRLPILIVVFSLIPPVLAYQGGLPWTSFAERYLYLPMVGMALLIGLIVGRLPRTSFILSCLLIMLLAIPTMQRVNLWADSKAFWIDVIKKSPEFPRSYSGLAIEFLSEKRYDEAERLFKKTLSMGYEREFIWQDLASIYLARQEMPSYEYAMARAAFLAPAPRSTSIYNSLTQVLMYYGSDTESTKSIYRKVVQYYLKAYEKDPTYSDGLYNAGKIAMLAGDNTDALRYLNRFLLNPGNSMFRPFAIKLISKINDK from the coding sequence ATGGTAGGACTTCTCCAGAGTTCAGATTACAATATTTGGAAGCAGTTTGGGGGTGGCGGAGGGGATTATTTTCGGCCTCTCGTTTTTTTGTCATATGACCTAGATTTGAAACTTTTTGGGGACAATCCGCAAGGGTTCCATCTGGTAAACCTCGCGATTCACCTTGCTAATAGCATCTTAGTATACATTCTTGCCGACCTACTTACCAGAAGCAAGGAGCCAAATAGATATTGCGCTCTTGTTGCTGCTGTTTTCTTTGCTCTTAATCCGTTGAATACTGAAGCAGTTGTCTGGATTTCAGGCCGTTTCGACCTGCTCTGTTGTTTCTTTTTTCTATTAGCTATGATTGTTGCTATTGATAAGCGTGTTTCGGTTTTAAAATCGGCAATCTCACTTTTTATAATGTTATTCTGCTCGTTACTATCAAAAGAAGCTTCTGCAGGATTTGTTTTGATTCTTAGCGTGTATGTGTTGGTTGATTTATCAAACAAAAGTAAACGTACATTTATACTTTTAATGACTGCATGGGTAACAACGGTAGTGTATTTATTTTTCAGGACCGGATTTACCACAAAAGTTGATAGTGGAATAACTAAGGTTATCACTGCGCCCGCAACATTTAGTGCAACTGTTTTTGATGATTTTGCAGTTTATGGTTTCTATCTGAAAAAACTTTTATTTCCATTCCCATTGAACTTTGCTATTAACAGTATTGACAAACCTTTATGCCTATTTATTGGCATTGTTGTGTTACTACTATTTGCCTTTTTATTTAAACGATATGATATATATCGTTTGCCAATACTTATCGTGGTCTTTTCACTTATACCGCCAGTCCTTGCTTATCAAGGCGGATTACCATGGACGTCCTTTGCCGAACGTTATCTTTACCTCCCTATGGTGGGAATGGCACTTCTAATTGGATTAATTGTTGGTCGTTTGCCTCGAACGTCTTTTATTTTATCTTGTTTATTGATTATGTTGCTTGCAATTCCAACTATGCAACGAGTTAATCTTTGGGCTGATTCCAAAGCATTTTGGATTGATGTGATAAAAAAATCGCCAGAATTCCCTCGGAGCTATTCTGGCCTCGCAATTGAGTTCCTGTCGGAAAAGCGGTATGATGAGGCGGAAAGGCTGTTTAAAAAAACTTTGTCGATGGGCTACGAACGTGAATTTATCTGGCAAGACCTCGCTTCTATTTATCTAGCGAGACAAGAGATGCCATCGTATGAATATGCGATGGCACGTGCAGCATTTCTTGCACCTGCTCCCCGTTCAACAAGTATCTATAATTCGTTAACACAGGTGCTTATGTATTATGGTAGTGATACTGAATCAACTAAGAGCATTTATAGGAAAGTGGTTCAGTATTATCTTAAAGCGTACGAGAAAGATCCGACGTATTCTGATGGCCTCTACAATGCAGGCAAAATTGCCATGCTTGCTGGTGATAATACGGATGCTTTGCGTTATTTAAATAGGTTTTTGCTAAATCCAGGTAATTCAATGTTCAGACCCTTTGCGATTAAGCTCATCAGTAAAATAAATGATAAATGA
- a CDS encoding ABC transporter permease encodes MFRLMLVTFKGIVRDRVLHGVGALSLFFILIPSISSLSMRQVVELSTTLSLSFISLILLVLATLLGSTLLWKDMERRYTFSVLSLPIGRAAYLLGKYLTVSLFVFIVSGILTLAAVIVINVSSGMYPPDRPVSWSFIVLCILFDAMKSLILISFAFLFSTVSTSLFLPVFGTLAVYFAGNASQQVYEYITAGGGSQLPSIIKGAATVLYYFLPNFSSFNLKTYAIYGVQPNFQSLWYVTAYFIVYTAIILVCASIIFCRKEMN; translated from the coding sequence ATGTTTCGGCTCATGTTGGTCACGTTCAAGGGCATTGTCAGAGATCGAGTTCTACATGGCGTAGGGGCTCTATCGTTATTTTTCATTCTCATCCCATCAATTAGTTCCTTATCCATGCGTCAGGTTGTTGAGCTATCAACAACTCTTTCTCTGTCTTTTATATCGTTGATATTGCTTGTATTAGCAACGCTTCTTGGGAGCACCTTACTCTGGAAAGATATGGAACGTCGATATACTTTCAGTGTTTTAAGCCTTCCTATTGGTAGAGCTGCTTATCTTTTGGGTAAGTATCTAACCGTAAGCCTTTTTGTTTTTATCGTATCAGGTATACTTACCTTGGCAGCAGTTATTGTAATTAATGTTTCGTCTGGGATGTATCCCCCGGACCGGCCGGTTTCATGGAGCTTTATTGTTTTATGCATACTTTTCGATGCGATGAAGTCGCTTATACTGATATCATTTGCATTTCTTTTTTCGACAGTTAGCACATCTTTATTCCTTCCCGTTTTTGGTACCCTGGCAGTCTATTTCGCAGGTAACGCCAGTCAACAGGTCTATGAATACATCACGGCGGGTGGTGGGAGCCAACTCCCCTCGATAATTAAGGGGGCTGCTACTGTATTATATTATTTCCTTCCTAATTTCAGCTCATTCAACCTTAAAACCTACGCTATTTATGGAGTGCAACCTAATTTTCAGAGCCTCTGGTACGTAACTGCGTACTTTATTGTTTACACTGCCATTATTCTTGTTTGCGCATCTATCATATTCTGCCGTAAGGAAATGAACTGA
- a CDS encoding ABC transporter ATP-binding protein — MTTLTACERSEKSAIVIEHLTKTYIGKKRVRIEALKDISLSVTCGEVFGFLGPNGAGKSTTIKCLVGLLEPTKGHASIMGNIVPQIASRRNLGYLPENPAFYDYLSAEEYITFVGSSFNMTKEQLTPKCEEVLKLLGLWDARKRPMRSYSKGMVQRVGLAQVLVHDPEVYILDEPMSGLDPLGRSLVKDIICDLKRRGKTVFFSTHIIDDVEKICDRVGIILHGELQCVAKVEQIVNEGITGYQVRSHRSETGVFTDHIVSKEELTDFLNRLKSSGEDVVLVEPCRQHLEDFFLALVGKNKQST; from the coding sequence ATGACAACCCTCACTGCTTGTGAGCGTTCCGAAAAATCGGCTATTGTTATAGAACATCTGACTAAAACCTATATTGGCAAGAAAAGAGTTCGAATCGAAGCGCTGAAAGATATATCTCTTTCTGTCACTTGTGGTGAAGTTTTTGGTTTTTTGGGGCCTAACGGGGCAGGTAAAAGTACTACTATCAAGTGCCTTGTAGGCCTTTTGGAGCCCACAAAAGGTCATGCTTCAATAATGGGTAACATCGTCCCCCAAATTGCCTCACGGCGCAATCTTGGCTATTTACCCGAAAACCCGGCTTTTTATGATTATCTTTCGGCTGAAGAATATATCACTTTTGTAGGGTCGTCGTTTAACATGACGAAGGAACAATTGACTCCAAAATGTGAGGAAGTGCTCAAATTGCTGGGGCTTTGGGATGCCCGAAAGCGCCCGATGCGTAGCTATAGTAAAGGTATGGTGCAGCGCGTCGGATTAGCACAAGTGCTCGTTCACGACCCCGAGGTCTATATTCTTGACGAACCGATGAGTGGGCTCGATCCCCTCGGGAGGTCCTTGGTCAAAGATATTATTTGCGATCTCAAACGTCGAGGCAAAACGGTTTTTTTCAGCACACATATTATTGATGATGTAGAAAAAATTTGTGATCGAGTCGGGATAATCCTGCACGGTGAACTTCAATGCGTTGCAAAGGTTGAGCAAATTGTAAATGAAGGGATTACTGGCTACCAAGTCCGATCTCATCGCTCCGAGACTGGCGTTTTTACTGATCATATTGTCTCCAAGGAGGAATTGACTGATTTTCTTAATCGGCTTAAATCATCGGGTGAAGACGTAGTTTTGGTAGAACCTTGCAGGCAGCACCTTGAGGATTTCTTCCTCGCACTAGTTGGCAAGAATAAGCAGAGCACATGA
- a CDS encoding decaprenyl-phosphate phosphoribosyltransferase: MNVPSLVRLLRPHQWLKNLMLYFPPFLSGAITEPGLAIHGILPFFAFCMGSSATYIFNDIIDCEHDRNHPVKQHRPIPSGEVTLKTAAIWAFCLFFVSLWIAVFSSSGWFVLCLGLYLLISCIYTLKLKNIALIDIFCIATCFLLRLEAGGEAFAITISAWLFITVFLLALFLSIGKRLTEKRSLGTAADLHRKSLQSYPDGFLEGAMNLTGGSVLVTYSIYTISRSQLFLTVPLCCFGLLRYIMRVKSGLNGDPTESLLKDLPLLLVSLAWALIVGWRLYFA; this comes from the coding sequence ATGAATGTACCTTCTCTTGTACGGCTTCTTCGGCCACATCAGTGGCTAAAGAATCTGATGCTCTATTTTCCTCCTTTCCTTTCGGGGGCAATTACTGAGCCAGGGCTAGCAATCCATGGCATATTGCCATTCTTTGCCTTCTGTATGGGGTCGAGTGCAACATATATTTTCAATGACATCATCGACTGTGAACATGATCGCAACCACCCGGTCAAGCAGCATCGGCCAATCCCATCAGGGGAGGTCACGCTCAAGACAGCGGCTATTTGGGCCTTTTGCCTTTTTTTTGTTAGCTTGTGGATTGCCGTTTTTTCCAGCTCAGGGTGGTTTGTACTCTGCTTGGGCCTTTATCTTCTTATTTCCTGCATTTATACCTTAAAACTGAAAAATATCGCCCTGATAGATATCTTCTGCATAGCTACGTGTTTTTTGCTCCGGCTAGAGGCCGGTGGCGAAGCTTTTGCAATTACAATCTCTGCATGGCTTTTTATCACGGTATTTCTTTTGGCGCTTTTTCTCAGCATTGGCAAGCGATTAACCGAGAAACGGAGCCTGGGTACAGCAGCGGACCTGCATAGAAAGAGCCTCCAGAGCTATCCTGACGGATTTCTGGAAGGAGCTATGAATTTGACTGGGGGATCAGTACTCGTTACATACAGCATATATACCATCTCACGTAGCCAATTATTCTTGACCGTCCCCCTCTGCTGTTTTGGTCTCTTACGATATATTATGCGGGTCAAGTCAGGACTAAACGGTGATCCAACCGAATCATTATTGAAGGATTTGCCACTGCTCTTGGTTAGCCTTGCATGGGCTCTGATTGTAGGGTGGCGACTCTATTTTGCCTAA
- a CDS encoding ABC transporter permease — protein MIQRLYRYKDLLLVFIWREFLIRYKQTVIGILWAILQPLSLMLLFSFIFGVVLHMTQKNYPYTLFYFAGVLPWTFFSGATNFSVTCLSHNFNLVTKIYFPREIIPLSGVAINFIDYLIGLFVYFILLFFYSVPITWNFIWLLPLILLLIIYTTSVSLLLSALNVYYRDVKLATNFIIQFLFFATPVIYSIDSVDNRWKILLFFNPLTFIVENMRRVTIEGRGIIIWQIGAEALGIILLYIIIYKVFIRIERAFADVI, from the coding sequence ATGATTCAACGTCTTTATCGCTATAAGGACTTGCTGCTCGTATTTATCTGGCGGGAGTTTCTGATTCGTTACAAGCAGACCGTTATCGGGATTCTGTGGGCCATTTTGCAGCCTTTGAGTCTCATGCTCCTCTTCAGTTTCATCTTTGGCGTAGTCCTCCACATGACCCAAAAGAATTATCCCTATACACTTTTCTATTTCGCTGGTGTTCTCCCTTGGACATTTTTCTCCGGAGCTACTAATTTTTCGGTAACCTGCCTCTCTCATAACTTCAACTTAGTGACTAAAATTTATTTTCCTCGCGAGATCATCCCATTGTCAGGCGTTGCTATAAATTTTATTGATTATCTTATAGGTCTTTTCGTCTATTTTATTCTATTGTTCTTTTATAGTGTGCCAATTACATGGAACTTTATCTGGTTGCTACCGCTGATTTTACTGTTAATAATATATACTACATCTGTATCTCTTTTACTTTCTGCTCTGAATGTGTATTATCGCGATGTTAAATTGGCAACTAATTTCATAATTCAATTTTTATTTTTTGCAACGCCAGTCATCTATTCAATTGATTCAGTTGATAATCGCTGGAAGATTCTTTTGTTTTTCAATCCTCTTACATTCATCGTTGAAAATATGCGCCGTGTCACCATTGAAGGGCGAGGAATTATTATTTGGCAAATCGGTGCGGAAGCGCTTGGCATCATTCTTCTCTACATAATTATTTACAAGGTTTTCATAAGGATAGAGCGGGCCTTTGCCGATGTTATCTGA
- a CDS encoding ABC transporter ATP-binding protein — translation MLSEPIISFRNVWKKYSRQQVLNNSLREELVSLFTGRKSREDLDEGEFWALQGINFDIKQGECIGLYGPNGSGKSTILKLISNVTYPTRGIIDVRGRVAPLIELGAGMHLDLTGIENIYMNGTILGVSIRELRSKVDEIIDFSGLNDFINVPVKKYSSGMYLRLAFSIAVHSAADIFLFDEVLAVGDEEFKEKCRHKISDIMVSDKIVLIVSHDKEDMQRYCDRILSITHGIMQ, via the coding sequence ATGTTATCTGAACCTATTATCTCATTTAGAAATGTTTGGAAGAAATATTCGCGGCAACAAGTGTTGAATAATTCGCTCCGAGAAGAGTTAGTCTCTCTTTTTACCGGCAGAAAAAGTCGCGAGGATTTGGATGAGGGGGAATTCTGGGCACTTCAAGGGATAAATTTTGACATAAAGCAGGGCGAGTGCATCGGTCTTTATGGCCCAAACGGTTCAGGTAAAAGTACTATTTTAAAGCTCATCTCCAATGTTACATACCCTACCAGGGGAATTATTGATGTTCGTGGCAGGGTTGCTCCGCTTATTGAACTCGGCGCCGGTATGCATCTCGATCTTACTGGTATCGAAAATATTTATATGAACGGAACAATACTTGGTGTTTCTATCAGGGAGCTGCGGAGTAAGGTAGACGAGATTATAGATTTTTCTGGGCTCAACGATTTTATTAATGTGCCAGTAAAAAAATATTCTTCTGGTATGTACTTACGACTTGCTTTTTCTATTGCTGTACATAGTGCAGCTGACATTTTTCTTTTTGACGAAGTACTGGCAGTTGGAGATGAAGAGTTTAAAGAGAAATGTAGACATAAAATTTCAGATATTATGGTAAGTGACAAAATAGTGTTAATTGTGAGTCATGACAAAGAAGATATGCAGCGTTATTGCGATAGAATACTCAGCATTACTCATGGGATCATGCAATGA
- a CDS encoding glycosyltransferase family 9 protein: MNEKSQRTFNWQSSPYLLVYTMTAGLGDYFVVGDLTRKAREIVPGATCVVIHRGNPHVKLWPTCDAGTLFFDLYHPLELFSFIHLLRMARNSGAKVFGFQMAPGSLQGYLFYSLIKRIKALDFIVDFNLINADIITPPKGDYILDLHLNQLATIFRKPPHPNPRLKLPIATKCAPLQINSSFVGIHPWTRRNNDRLTWSYDKWLEVVAYLLEHRYRPVLFGRDSQFPVFREKLRREFGDNKIIFRPSGSVKELVETVSELSLLISLNTSTIHASYALQVKTVVLSGPHLDLWTPKNELFREVRDPIAIYPPSDESKTDPGMPMVSRIPTSTVISAIDELLNEGGSCEGS, from the coding sequence ATGAATGAGAAATCGCAACGTACGTTTAATTGGCAATCATCGCCATATTTGCTAGTATACACAATGACCGCAGGGCTTGGAGATTATTTCGTAGTCGGTGACCTGACGCGTAAAGCTCGGGAAATAGTTCCTGGAGCAACTTGTGTCGTCATTCATCGTGGCAATCCCCATGTGAAGCTCTGGCCTACCTGTGATGCAGGAACACTTTTCTTTGACCTTTACCACCCTCTGGAGTTATTCTCCTTCATCCACCTGCTCAGAATGGCTCGAAATTCTGGCGCCAAGGTTTTCGGGTTCCAAATGGCTCCGGGCTCACTCCAAGGGTATCTCTTTTATTCCTTAATCAAGCGAATTAAAGCACTTGACTTCATTGTCGATTTCAATCTCATCAATGCGGACATTATCACCCCTCCAAAAGGTGACTACATCCTTGATTTGCATCTTAACCAGCTCGCTACTATCTTCAGGAAGCCGCCCCATCCCAATCCACGCCTTAAACTGCCAATTGCAACTAAATGCGCACCTCTCCAGATTAACTCTTCCTTTGTTGGAATCCACCCATGGACACGACGCAATAACGATCGCCTGACATGGTCATACGATAAGTGGCTGGAAGTGGTGGCATACCTTCTTGAACACAGGTATCGCCCGGTTCTCTTCGGACGGGACTCACAGTTCCCAGTCTTCAGAGAGAAGCTCCGGCGCGAGTTCGGAGACAATAAAATCATATTTCGTCCTTCCGGCAGCGTTAAAGAACTAGTGGAAACAGTTAGCGAACTGTCGCTCCTCATATCGCTTAACACTTCAACTATTCATGCATCCTATGCTCTACAGGTAAAAACGGTCGTACTATCGGGTCCCCATCTAGACTTATGGACACCAAAGAACGAATTGTTCCGTGAAGTTCGCGATCCGATTGCGATTTATCCCCCCTCTGACGAATCAAAGACTGACCCCGGAATGCCGATGGTTTCGAGAATACCAACCAGTACTGTGATTTCAGCTATTGATGAACTATTGAACGAGGGTGGCAGCTGTGAAGGTTCTTGA
- a CDS encoding glycosyltransferase family 9 protein has protein sequence MKVLDAAYRYYKDFGFRLTAKQIFHRLAGYAVEGFVILASHSIILRKWIFGYCVNAIPDDISKLFDDREGTRIAIILIGGIGDSLFLSAMAVGIREKYPDARLFAFVRDLSQADIFLGCGLFTAFYGVRDRRLDFLRRILANEVDLSFENRYVVATKGKLVSRNESVKLKRKFAELNQNWELFPLENFRYGTLGKTIFELASATSGLEISNDNLFIPLHSGDFECLGRELHGLSPYRYITIHHGCDRRMVLPDGSGSKYQTKNWPLARWEKVVAQLQEEGFVVVQLGLSTEEMIPGALSLLGKLSIRETAAVLKYSQLHLDTEGGLVHLAKAVKTRSIVVFGPTPVSLFGYSENANLTAGTCHNCFWSDVRWFQRCPKGTNPAACMEMVTVQNVTDAAHRLLENARRKLPQAELVDLSCFDKTAIVNCQNTQSQHIDTEIFGHDNAINSKELLYVIDRLNSLTTTIAFAQILVVKSEVDSYLYHLMSFICKNFSASLHLVSLVMPDDKCSDKSLKAYQSKYDIRYGSTYNNVSNDESVDIVIILSFDSEPHCEFVLYEALRVLQHGGIVIATFGMQASTQSTDMEVLACAKIESLLSQMGIHSAGKPLFCAGEPSFGNTVDCVTSKSVGGFVLRKM, from the coding sequence GTGAAGGTTCTTGACGCTGCATACCGCTACTACAAGGATTTCGGATTCAGACTGACGGCAAAGCAAATCTTCCATAGACTGGCGGGCTATGCTGTTGAGGGATTCGTCATCCTTGCGTCCCACTCTATAATTTTGAGGAAATGGATATTCGGATACTGCGTCAATGCCATTCCCGATGATATATCAAAGCTTTTTGATGATAGGGAGGGGACGCGTATTGCCATCATCCTGATCGGCGGGATAGGGGACAGTCTTTTTCTTTCTGCTATGGCTGTTGGAATCCGCGAAAAGTACCCTGACGCCAGACTTTTCGCCTTTGTCAGAGATTTATCCCAAGCTGATATTTTTTTGGGTTGTGGGCTCTTTACTGCATTCTATGGGGTCAGGGATAGACGCCTTGATTTTCTGCGCAGAATCTTAGCTAATGAAGTCGATCTATCCTTTGAAAACCGTTATGTCGTGGCCACCAAAGGGAAGCTTGTCTCTCGCAATGAATCTGTCAAGTTGAAAAGAAAGTTTGCTGAATTGAATCAGAACTGGGAACTCTTTCCCCTGGAGAACTTCCGTTATGGCACCCTTGGCAAGACAATTTTTGAACTGGCATCAGCCACTTCAGGTCTGGAGATAAGTAACGACAACCTTTTTATTCCTCTCCACTCCGGAGATTTTGAGTGTTTGGGAAGAGAGTTGCATGGCCTATCTCCTTACCGGTACATAACAATTCACCATGGCTGTGACCGCAGAATGGTTCTTCCTGACGGCAGTGGTAGCAAGTACCAAACTAAAAACTGGCCACTTGCCCGATGGGAAAAAGTTGTGGCTCAATTACAGGAAGAGGGATTTGTTGTTGTCCAGCTTGGGCTCAGCACAGAAGAAATGATCCCCGGTGCGCTCAGCCTGCTGGGAAAGTTGTCAATCAGAGAAACAGCTGCGGTGCTTAAGTATTCACAGTTACATCTCGACACCGAAGGAGGACTTGTACATCTGGCAAAAGCGGTGAAAACGAGATCCATTGTTGTTTTTGGTCCGACACCGGTTAGCCTTTTCGGGTACTCTGAAAATGCCAATCTGACAGCGGGAACATGTCATAACTGTTTCTGGAGCGATGTTCGGTGGTTCCAACGTTGTCCAAAGGGAACGAATCCTGCAGCTTGTATGGAAATGGTGACGGTCCAAAACGTAACTGATGCTGCCCACCGTTTGTTGGAGAACGCTAGGCGCAAACTTCCACAGGCGGAATTGGTTGACCTTTCCTGTTTTGATAAGACTGCGATCGTTAATTGTCAGAATACGCAGTCACAACATATTGATACTGAAATTTTTGGACATGATAATGCTATCAATTCAAAAGAATTATTATATGTTATTGATCGGCTTAATAGTTTAACAACAACTATAGCTTTTGCACAAATATTAGTTGTTAAATCAGAAGTGGATTCATATCTGTACCATCTTATGTCATTTATATGTAAAAACTTTTCAGCATCATTACACTTGGTTAGTCTTGTAATGCCTGATGATAAATGTAGTGATAAATCATTAAAAGCTTATCAATCTAAATACGATATCAGATATGGTTCAACTTATAATAATGTTAGTAACGACGAGTCAGTAGATATAGTCATTATTTTATCGTTTGATAGTGAACCACATTGCGAATTTGTACTCTATGAAGCGCTTCGCGTGTTGCAGCATGGGGGGATAGTTATTGCTACTTTTGGGATGCAAGCATCCACTCAATCTACTGATATGGAAGTTTTAGCTTGCGCAAAGATTGAATCGCTTTTGTCTCAAATGGGAATTCACTCTGCAGGCAAGCCACTCTTTTGTGCTGGCGAACCGAGTTTTGGTAACACTGTAGACTGCGTGACGAGCAAGTCTGTGGGAGGCTTTGTTCTACGAAAAATGTAG